In Methanobacterium sp., one genomic interval encodes:
- the argF gene encoding ornithine carbamoyltransferase — protein sequence MKNLLSALDAQNNLDEILEKAEQFKKGQGPEKPLKGKSLAMVFEKSSTRTRISFEVGMYQLGGHPLYLSASDLQLGRGEIIPDTARAMSRYVDGIMIRAREHEDVLQFAKYADIPVINGLTNLEHPCQAFTDIFTILERKNTLDLQMTFMGDGNNVCNSLLLATAMVGMDFTVACPQGYEPDPVILEEAQKIAQKSGSVIKVTSDVAEAVNDADVLYTDVWVSMGDEEEEAQRIMDMQDYQVNQDILAMAADDAMVLHCLPAIRGQEITEEVLNGPQSAVWDQAENRLHVQKAIMYILLKS from the coding sequence ATGAAAAACCTTTTATCCGCGTTAGACGCACAAAACAATCTGGATGAAATACTGGAAAAAGCGGAACAGTTTAAAAAAGGACAGGGTCCTGAAAAACCATTAAAGGGAAAATCTCTGGCAATGGTTTTTGAGAAATCTTCAACCCGCACCAGAATATCCTTTGAAGTAGGCATGTATCAGCTGGGTGGCCATCCCCTGTACCTGTCTGCTTCTGACCTTCAGTTAGGAAGGGGAGAGATCATTCCGGACACAGCCCGGGCAATGAGTCGCTATGTTGATGGTATTATGATCAGGGCACGTGAACATGAAGACGTCCTCCAGTTTGCCAAGTACGCGGACATACCGGTGATAAATGGTTTAACTAACCTGGAACACCCCTGCCAGGCATTCACTGATATATTCACCATACTAGAGCGTAAAAATACTTTAGATCTTCAGATGACATTTATGGGTGATGGAAACAATGTTTGCAACTCCTTATTACTGGCAACAGCCATGGTTGGCATGGATTTCACTGTAGCTTGCCCTCAGGGTTATGAGCCGGATCCGGTTATTTTAGAAGAGGCCCAGAAGATTGCCCAGAAATCAGGTTCAGTAATTAAAGTCACCAGTGATGTTGCCGAAGCAGTTAATGATGCTGATGTACTTTACACTGATGTATGGGTTAGTATGGGTGATGAAGAAGAAGAAGCCCAGAGAATTATGGATATGCAGGATTACCAAGTCAACCAGGATATCCTGGCCATGGCTGCCGATGATGCAATGGTCTTGCACTGTCTTCCTGCTATCAGGGGTCAGGAAATAACTGAAGAAGTCTTAAACGGCCCACAATCAGCAGTTTGGGATCAGGCTGAAAACAGGCTGCATGTGCAGAAGGCCATAATGTACATTTTGCTTAAGAGTTAG